From Haemorhous mexicanus isolate bHaeMex1 chromosome 2, bHaeMex1.pri, whole genome shotgun sequence, the proteins below share one genomic window:
- the GPR34 gene encoding probable G-protein coupled receptor 34 codes for MMAATSADLPTIGPHEEEFWSNQTNLTINASESHNDASCSLDDNNSLSLALIVFYSIIFVVGLVGNIVALFAFLGIHQKRNSIQVYLLNVAVADLLLIFCLPFRILYHATNRWLFGRVFCKVVGTLFYMNMYISIVLLGLISLDRYIKITKSVKRPKMLTTTRSVQICCMVWAIALAGFIVVVAPSFFKAEDSNSTKCFHYRSKKNAKTEAILNYITVLIFWIVFFLLILSYVKIAKNLLKISRRRANFPNAGKYTKTARNSFIVLIIFTICFVPYHMFRVVYITSQLQTPSCYWMEIIHTCNEVMLIFSSFNSCLDPVMYFLMSRSVRKTVFQLICRKLHGEKSLNLESTSDIKLGQYAQDRLSTTTPHSSYSRKKSVI; via the coding sequence ATGATGGCTGCAACTTCAGCTGATTTACCAACTATTGGTCCACACGAGGAAGAATTCTGGAGTAACCAAACCAACCTGACCATAAATGCCTCAGAAAGTCACAATGATGCCAGCTGTTCCTTGGATGACAACAACTCACTCTCACTTGCTTTGATAGTTTTTTACTccattatttttgttgttggaTTGGTTGGAAATATTGTAGCCCTGTTTGCTTTCCTGGGCATTCATCAGAAGAGGAATTCTATCCAAGTTTACTTGCTAAACGTAGCAGTTGCAGACCTCTTGCTCATCTTCTGTCTTCCCTTCCGGATCCTCTATCATGCCACCAACCGCTGGCTGTTCGGGCGGGTTTTTTGCAAGGTTGTGGGAACTCTGTTTTACATGAACATGTACATTAGCATAGTACTGCTGGGACTAATTAGTCTGGATCGTTATATAAAGATAACGAAGTCTGTGAAGCGCCCAAAGATGCTAACCACTACCCGGAGCGTGCAGATCTGTTGCATGGTGTGGGCCATTGCACTGGCAGGATTTATAGTGGTAGTTGCACCATCTTTCTTTAAGGCTGAGGACAGCAACTCCACCAAGTGCTTTCATTACCGAAGCAAAAAGAATGCAAAGACAGAagcaattttaaattatatcaCTGTACTGATTTTTTGgatagtttttttccttttgatacTTTCGTACGTTAAAATTGCCAAGAACCTTCTAAAAATTTCGAGGAGAAGGGCAAATTTTCCCAACGCAGGAAAATACACCAAGACAGCAAGAAATTCCTTCATTGTTCTCATAATTTTCACCATCTGTTTTGTGCCTTATCACATGTTCCGAGTTGTCTACATCACATCACAGTTACAAACCCCATCCTGTTATTGGATGGAGATCATTCACACCTGCAATGAGGTGATGCTCATATTTTCATCATTTAACAGCTGCCTAGACCCAGTTATGTATTTCCTAATGTCCAGAAGTGTTCGTAAGACTGTGTTCCAACTGATTTGCAGAAAACTTCATGGAGAGAAAAGCCTAAACCTGGAGAGCACTTCAGACATAAAACTTGGGCAATACGCTCAAGATCGATTATCTACTACCACTCCTCACTCCAGCTACTCAAGGAAGAAGTCTGTGATTTGA
- the GPR82 gene encoding probable G-protein coupled receptor 82: MNNSSCLQPSPATTVALPILYSCLFPAGIFGNLLSAWIFSRKAPIRRTQYIYLANLVTANLLVCSTMPFLAAYFAEGHRWPYESAACRVAHHLGTLVIHVSMYVTITILCSTALSQYATLKKNCGPQDSPALPGTLHGRLLHEFRRPKFAKYLCLVIWLIVLCITVTAITYNVQERVSGEFPTCYNIKVEAGERPAMIAAYLATVCFFLAFMTVLWSYYSLTRHLSRIQKNTCIGEKHLIYRTVKRNILIIQMILTVCFLPYHIFRPIFYVLLTEYDCPRLNYLVEIKNVLTCLAATKSSLDPVITLLLDKTFKKSLYGLFTKSTPEHQKRNDDIFT, encoded by the coding sequence ATGAACAACTCATCATGTCTTCAGCCATCTCCAGCTACCACCGTAGCTCTCCCCATCCTCTACTCCTGCCTGTTTCCcgctggaatttttgggaaccTTCTGAGTGCCTGGATATTTTCACGGAAAGCGCCCATCCGAAGGACTCAGTACATTTACCTGGCCAACCTGGTGACTGCAAATCTGCTGGTTTGCAGCACCATGCCCTTCCTGGCCGCCTACTTCGCGGAGGGGCACCGCTGGCCCTACGAGTCGGCGGCGTGCAGGGTCGCCCATCACCTGGGGACGCTGGTGATTCACGTCAGCATGTACGTGACCATCACCATCCTGTGCTCCACTGCCCTCAGCCAGTATGCCACCCTGAAGAAGAACTGTGGCCCACAAgactccccagctctgccaggaacCCTCCACGGGCGCCTGCTGCACGAGTTCCGACGGCCAAAGTTCGCTAAATATTTGTGCCTTGTTATCTGGCTGATTGTGCTCTGCATTACAGTCACAGCCATCACCTACAACGTCCAGGAGAGGGTTTCAGGAGAGTTTCCCACGTGCTACAACATCAAGGTAGAAGCTGGTGAACGTCCTGCAATGATTGCAGCTTATCTTGCCACTGTGTGCTTCTTTCTGGCTTTTATGACCGTTTTGTGGTCGTACTATTCTCTTACCAGACATCTGAGCAGAATACAAAAAAACACCTGTATTGGAGAAAAACATCTTATTTACAGAACAGTGAAAAGAAACATTCTTATCATCCAGATGATATTAACTGTCTGTTTTCTTCCATACCATATTTTTAGGCCAATTTTCTATGTATTGCTTACAGAATACGACTGTCCAAGGTTAAATTATCTagtagaaattaaaaatgttcttaCTTGTCTAGCTGCTACTAAAAGCAGTTTAGATCCAGTTATAACCCTTCTGTTAGATAAAACATTTAAGAAAAGTCTTTATGGCCTGTTTACAAAATCCACACCAGAACATCAAAAACGTAATGATGATATTTTCACTTAA